In Streptomyces sp. NBC_00569, a single genomic region encodes these proteins:
- a CDS encoding maleate cis-trans isomerase family protein, producing MTSHAPPRLGMLTPSSNTALEPETYALLHGTNAASAHFARVPVTRIALDGDSDAQFDPSPMLTAARGLADAKVDVIAWNGTSGSWLGIERDRALAAAITAETGIPATTSTLALLDACAAYGVTRLGLALPYTRDVCERIVDTYAKEGITCSLAEPFGEDDNEAFARIPAADVARRIEQAAEDDTHAVAVLCTNVHGAPAAERLEQTLRIPVLDSVTVTLWKALDLAGVAPRVTGHGDLLRSGSLRALIQDTLTGLLAATGADRTTFRVDLPELGLHVDLTAGEALRPGIRPIRRDASLDQRNLNTVVWLEQHRKPLIQPHFQGDPHPPQALIDVYGVQAQMLAPVETGGAMTGWISVHSMTERDWTPTDTAALDDAVARIRTAL from the coding sequence ATGACCAGTCACGCACCGCCCCGCCTCGGGATGCTCACACCGTCGTCCAACACCGCCCTGGAGCCGGAGACCTACGCCCTCCTGCACGGCACGAACGCCGCGAGTGCCCACTTCGCGCGCGTTCCGGTCACCCGGATCGCCCTGGACGGGGACAGCGACGCCCAGTTCGACCCCAGCCCGATGCTGACCGCGGCCCGCGGACTGGCCGACGCCAAGGTCGACGTCATCGCGTGGAACGGCACCTCGGGTTCATGGCTCGGCATCGAACGCGACCGCGCACTCGCCGCCGCGATCACCGCCGAGACCGGCATCCCCGCCACCACCTCCACGCTCGCCCTCCTCGACGCCTGCGCCGCGTACGGCGTCACCCGGCTCGGACTCGCGCTGCCCTACACCCGGGACGTGTGCGAGCGCATCGTCGACACCTACGCGAAGGAGGGGATCACCTGCTCCCTCGCGGAGCCGTTCGGCGAGGACGACAACGAGGCCTTCGCCCGGATCCCCGCCGCCGACGTCGCCCGCCGGATCGAGCAGGCCGCCGAGGACGACACGCACGCGGTGGCCGTCCTCTGCACGAACGTGCACGGCGCACCGGCGGCCGAACGCCTCGAACAGACCCTGCGCATACCGGTGTTGGACTCGGTCACCGTCACCCTCTGGAAGGCCCTCGACCTCGCGGGCGTCGCGCCCCGCGTCACCGGCCACGGCGACCTGCTCCGCTCGGGCAGCCTGCGGGCCCTGATCCAGGACACCCTCACCGGCCTCCTCGCCGCGACCGGCGCCGACCGCACCACGTTCCGCGTCGACCTGCCCGAGCTCGGCCTGCACGTCGACCTCACCGCCGGAGAGGCGCTGCGCCCCGGCATCCGCCCGATCCGCCGCGACGCCTCGCTCGACCAGCGCAATCTGAACACCGTCGTGTGGCTCGAACAGCACCGGAAGCCTCTGATCCAGCCCCACTTCCAGGGGGACCCCCACCCGCCGCAGGCCCTCATCGACGTCTACGGGGTGCAGGCCCAGATGCTCGCCCCCGTGGAGACGGGCGGAGCCATGACCGGCTGGATCTCCGTCCACAGCATGACCGAACGCGACTGGACGCCCACCGACACCGCGGCGCTCGACGACGCCGTCGCCCGCATCCGTACCGCCCTGTGA
- a CDS encoding polysaccharide deacetylase family protein has product MKDIKIALGVDVDAVAGWLGSYGGEDSPNDIQRGVFAGEIGTPRLLKLFERHGIRTSWFIPGHSIETFPEQTRMVVEAGHEIGAHGYSHENPIAMSPQQEEDVLAKSVELIEQFTGRRPKGYVAPWWEMSESTAALLHKYGFSYDHSQNYRDFTPFYARVGDSWTKIDYSGEAKDWMKPLIHGHEVDLVEFCGNWYVDDLPPMMFNKHSHNSHGYVSPRALEQDWKDQFDWVHRELDYAVVPVTLHPDVSGRPQVLLMLERFIDYVSAHEGVSFCTLEDAADDFRRRFPFESKERPVDMR; this is encoded by the coding sequence ATGAAGGACATCAAGATCGCCCTCGGAGTCGACGTCGACGCCGTCGCCGGCTGGCTCGGCAGTTACGGCGGGGAGGACTCCCCGAACGACATCCAGCGCGGTGTCTTCGCCGGCGAGATCGGCACCCCGCGCCTGCTCAAGCTGTTCGAACGTCATGGCATCCGCACGTCGTGGTTCATCCCCGGCCACTCGATCGAGACGTTCCCCGAGCAGACCCGCATGGTCGTCGAGGCGGGCCACGAGATCGGCGCGCACGGCTACAGCCACGAGAACCCCATCGCGATGTCTCCCCAGCAGGAGGAGGACGTCCTCGCGAAGTCCGTCGAACTGATCGAACAGTTCACCGGCCGCAGGCCCAAGGGCTACGTCGCCCCCTGGTGGGAGATGTCCGAGTCCACCGCCGCACTGCTCCACAAGTACGGCTTCTCCTACGACCACTCCCAGAACTACCGTGACTTCACCCCCTTCTACGCCCGCGTCGGCGACTCCTGGACGAAGATCGACTACTCCGGTGAGGCGAAGGACTGGATGAAGCCCCTCATCCACGGCCACGAGGTCGACCTCGTCGAGTTCTGCGGCAACTGGTACGTGGACGACCTCCCGCCCATGATGTTCAACAAGCACTCCCACAACAGCCACGGCTACGTGTCCCCGCGCGCGCTCGAACAGGACTGGAAGGACCAGTTCGACTGGGTCCACCGCGAGCTCGACTACGCGGTCGTCCCGGTGACCCTGCACCCGGACGTCTCGGGCCGCCCCCAGGTGCTGCTGATGCTGGAACGCTTCATCGACTACGTCTCGGCCCACGAGGGAGTCTCCTTCTGCACCCTGGAGGACGCGGCCGACGACTTCCGCCGCCGCTTCCCGTTCGAGTCCAAGGAGAGGCCTGTCGACATGCGGTGA
- a CDS encoding GntR family transcriptional regulator — translation MTQGQTRDTTSPTGTGWLRDQVCEGIRDQIIGGRLKPGDRLVERDVAEEFGVSRIPVREAIRVLMSEGFLQALSPRRIVVKELSRQDVANLFDLREALEVLAARRAAENADEVQLRQMQRLLESARKATLAGRPERVSRANTAFHHHIVEMAGNELLAATLEPLEGRLRWLFHQIDDPTSVWEEHRRLYETIAAADPEAAASCALRHVRHYREVALRLLFDAPDTY, via the coding sequence ATGACACAGGGCCAGACCCGGGACACCACGTCCCCGACCGGGACGGGGTGGCTGCGCGACCAGGTCTGCGAGGGGATCCGCGACCAGATCATCGGCGGCAGGCTCAAGCCGGGCGACCGCCTCGTCGAGCGGGACGTGGCCGAGGAGTTCGGCGTCTCCCGCATCCCGGTGCGCGAGGCCATCCGCGTCCTGATGAGCGAAGGGTTCCTCCAGGCCCTGTCCCCGCGGCGCATCGTCGTCAAGGAACTGTCACGCCAGGACGTGGCGAACCTCTTCGACCTGCGCGAGGCACTTGAGGTCCTCGCGGCGCGCCGCGCGGCGGAGAACGCGGACGAGGTTCAACTACGCCAGATGCAGCGCCTGCTGGAGAGCGCCCGCAAGGCCACGCTCGCCGGGCGCCCCGAGCGCGTGTCGCGCGCCAACACCGCGTTCCACCACCACATCGTCGAGATGGCGGGCAACGAACTCCTCGCCGCGACCCTCGAACCCCTGGAGGGCCGGCTGCGCTGGCTGTTCCATCAGATCGACGACCCCACGTCGGTGTGGGAGGAGCACCGACGCCTCTACGAGACGATCGCCGCGGCCGACCCCGAGGCGGCGGCCTCGTGCGCGCTCCGGCATGTGCGCCACTACAGGGAGGTGGCGCTGCGCCTCCTGTTCGACGCGCCCGACACCTACTGA
- a CDS encoding SAM-dependent methyltransferase yields MTAETPPTPRIDTSKPHPARVYDYLLGGKDNYPVDEEVGEQLPPQARDAARQNREFMHRAVAWLAGNGVDQFLDIGTGIPTAPNLHQIVQGIRPESRVVYTDNDPIVLRHAEALLVSSPEGVTDYVQGDVRAPREILDHARKLLDFDRPIALSLIALMHFLPGEQEPYDIVSTLVEALPSGSYLVLSHASSDIFPELSAQVTAEYAKGGIELGFRSRDGVGRFFEGLELVEPGLVTATEWFRGTVAPLAEDGGIYAVVARKP; encoded by the coding sequence ATGACGGCAGAGACACCACCCACCCCCCGGATAGACACCAGCAAGCCCCACCCGGCCCGTGTCTACGACTATCTCCTCGGCGGCAAGGACAACTATCCCGTCGACGAGGAGGTGGGGGAGCAACTGCCTCCCCAGGCGCGGGACGCGGCGCGCCAGAACCGTGAGTTCATGCACCGCGCCGTCGCATGGCTGGCGGGCAACGGCGTCGACCAGTTCCTCGACATCGGCACCGGGATCCCGACCGCGCCGAACCTGCACCAGATCGTCCAGGGGATCCGCCCCGAGTCGCGCGTCGTCTACACGGACAACGACCCCATCGTGCTGCGGCACGCCGAGGCCCTGCTGGTCAGCAGCCCCGAGGGCGTGACCGACTACGTCCAGGGGGATGTGCGCGCGCCCCGGGAGATCCTCGACCACGCCCGCAAGCTGCTCGACTTCGACCGGCCGATCGCGCTCTCGCTCATCGCGCTCATGCACTTCCTGCCCGGGGAGCAGGAGCCGTACGACATCGTCTCCACCCTGGTGGAAGCGCTGCCCTCGGGAAGTTATCTCGTGCTGTCGCACGCGTCGTCCGACATCTTTCCGGAGCTTTCCGCGCAGGTGACGGCCGAGTACGCCAAGGGCGGGATCGAGCTCGGGTTCCGTTCGCGCGACGGGGTCGGCCGCTTCTTCGAAGGGCTCGAACTCGTGGAGCCGGGCCTGGTGACGGCGACGGAGTGGTTCCGGGGCACGGTCGCCCCGCTCGCGGAGGACGGCGGAATCTACGCCGTGGTGGCGCGCAAGCCGTAG
- a CDS encoding MurR/RpiR family transcriptional regulator, whose translation MASGALADVIRHKLGDLSPAERKVARVLLVNYPSAGFETVAVLAERAGVSAPTVIRFVNRLGYRGFPDFQSALREELDERNASPLSLYESADRSRSDEAADGDASLLGRGSRLFSSAVAQTLTELPPHDLEHAVSLLADGKRRITLAGGRFTHLLAQYLGLHLMQLRGDIRLLPAGDVERTAALGGLTRRDVLVVFDYRRYEQDKVTLAQLALEQGAKVVLFTDKWLSPVSAHAEVVLSSLVTTPSPYDSFVPTLAVVETVIAGVVAALGDDAPARLRHTEEIARRIGLQ comes from the coding sequence ATGGCCTCCGGCGCACTCGCCGACGTGATCCGGCACAAGCTGGGCGACCTCAGCCCGGCCGAGCGCAAAGTCGCCCGCGTCCTCCTGGTCAACTACCCTTCCGCCGGCTTCGAGACCGTCGCCGTCCTCGCCGAGCGGGCGGGCGTCAGCGCCCCGACCGTCATCCGCTTCGTCAACCGGCTCGGCTACCGTGGCTTCCCCGACTTCCAGAGCGCCCTGCGCGAGGAACTCGACGAACGCAACGCCTCACCCCTGTCCCTGTACGAATCCGCCGACCGCTCCCGCAGTGACGAGGCGGCGGACGGCGACGCGTCCCTTCTCGGGCGGGGCAGCCGGCTGTTCAGCTCCGCCGTCGCCCAGACCCTCACCGAACTCCCGCCGCACGATCTGGAACACGCCGTCTCGCTCCTGGCCGACGGCAAGCGGCGCATCACCCTGGCCGGTGGCCGCTTCACCCATCTCCTCGCCCAGTACCTCGGGCTGCACCTCATGCAGTTGCGCGGTGACATCCGGCTCCTGCCCGCGGGCGACGTCGAGCGGACCGCGGCACTCGGCGGGCTCACACGCCGCGACGTCCTTGTCGTCTTCGACTACCGCCGTTACGAGCAGGACAAGGTCACCCTGGCCCAACTCGCCCTGGAGCAGGGCGCGAAGGTCGTCCTGTTCACCGACAAATGGCTGTCCCCGGTCTCCGCGCACGCCGAGGTCGTGCTGTCCAGTCTGGTCACGACACCGTCGCCGTACGACAGCTTCGTGCCCACCCTCGCCGTGGTCGAGACCGTCATCGCCGGAGTTGTCGCGGCGCTCGGCGACGACGCGCCGGCGCGCCTGCGGCACACCGAGGAGATCGCGCGGCGTATCGGCCTGCAATGA
- a CDS encoding hydrolase produces MLGSRRPRRRAACAAAVLGMLLAGVTAGRATAAPPAAAATPHRVLFDNTKAETAGNADWIIGTSQPDPLGQDATPSAENDWTGALSAWGVGLQKTGDYALKTLPSGNTITYGTSSALDLKNFDTFVLPEPNVLLSAAEKTAVMKFVQNGGGLFLISDHTGADRNNDGIDAVEVINDLMTDNSVDSTDPFGFSVDTLSISTDNPKAIASTTDPVINGSFGKVGGSIIRSGTTATLKPADNSSVKGLVYRTGSSGNTGAFFATSTFGSGRVAFWGDSSPIDDGTGQSGNTLYDGWNDPAGTNAPLALNATEWLSGATGSSGGGGGTCAAAQLLGNPGFESGGSTWTASSGVITDDTGEPARTGTYKAWMDGYGSAHTDTLSQTVNIPTGCAATLSLYLHIDTAETTATTAYDTLKVQVLNSGGTVLSTLGTYSNLDAASGYALKTFNLGAYAGQSVTVKLTGTEGSTLQTSFVVDDTSVSVS; encoded by the coding sequence ATGCTCGGATCCAGACGTCCCCGCCGCCGCGCCGCCTGCGCGGCCGCCGTCCTCGGAATGCTCCTCGCCGGTGTGACGGCAGGTCGGGCGACCGCCGCCCCCCCGGCCGCCGCCGCGACTCCCCACCGCGTGCTCTTCGACAACACCAAGGCCGAGACCGCCGGCAACGCCGACTGGATCATCGGCACCAGCCAGCCCGACCCGCTCGGCCAGGACGCGACCCCCTCGGCCGAGAACGACTGGACGGGCGCGCTCTCCGCATGGGGCGTCGGCCTGCAGAAGACCGGCGACTACGCGCTCAAGACACTGCCGTCCGGCAACACCATCACGTACGGGACCTCGTCGGCCCTGGACCTCAAGAACTTCGACACATTCGTGCTGCCCGAGCCGAACGTGCTGCTCAGCGCGGCGGAGAAGACCGCCGTCATGAAGTTCGTCCAGAACGGCGGCGGTCTCTTCCTCATCTCCGACCACACCGGCGCGGACCGCAACAACGACGGCATCGACGCGGTCGAGGTCATCAACGACCTCATGACCGACAACTCCGTCGACTCCACGGACCCGTTCGGCTTCTCCGTCGACACGCTGAGCATCAGCACCGACAACCCGAAGGCCATCGCCTCCACCACCGACCCCGTCATCAACGGGTCGTTCGGCAAGGTCGGCGGCAGCATCATCCGCAGCGGCACCACGGCCACGCTCAAGCCGGCCGACAACTCCTCGGTCAAGGGCCTCGTCTATCGCACCGGCTCCTCCGGCAACACGGGCGCCTTCTTCGCCACCAGCACGTTCGGCAGCGGCCGCGTCGCGTTCTGGGGCGACAGCTCCCCGATCGACGACGGCACGGGCCAGTCCGGCAACACGCTCTACGACGGCTGGAACGACCCGGCGGGCACGAACGCGCCCCTCGCCCTGAACGCCACCGAGTGGCTCTCCGGAGCCACCGGCAGCAGCGGGGGTGGCGGTGGCACCTGCGCCGCCGCCCAGCTCCTCGGCAACCCGGGCTTCGAGTCGGGCGGCAGCACCTGGACCGCCTCCAGCGGCGTCATCACCGACGACACCGGCGAACCCGCGCGCACCGGCACCTACAAGGCCTGGATGGACGGTTACGGCTCCGCCCACACCGACACCCTGTCGCAGACGGTGAACATCCCGACCGGCTGCGCGGCCACCCTCAGCCTCTACCTCCACATCGACACGGCCGAGACCACCGCCACCACGGCGTACGACACGCTCAAGGTGCAGGTCCTCAACAGCGGTGGCACGGTCCTGTCGACGCTCGGCACGTACTCCAACCTCGACGCGGCCTCGGGCTACGCGCTCAAGACGTTCAACCTGGGCGCGTACGCGGGGCAGTCGGTGACCGTGAAACTGACCGGCACGGAGGGGTCCACCCTCCAGACGTCGTTCGTCGTCGACGACACATCGGTCAGTGTGAGCTGA
- a CDS encoding M20 family metallopeptidase — translation MSAPPRRQPLDEALLALSHAHQARYLEELAELVAIDSGSYSADGVNRVADLVRARLERLDFSVERVPLPPAHGHRTGDVLIGRRHGRLAVADGGRRLLLAAHMDTVFDDGAAAERPFSLSGSLAHGPGVSDDKGGLVAGLAALEILARAGVEDYAELVFLATPDEEIGSPASRPVIRRAAEGAHYALALECARENGDLVIARKGVADFRLTVTGRAAHAGIEPERGANAALAAAHLVIAIQALNGMWEGVTLNVGVVRAGSRFNIVCPEAELLVEIRSASDSGMREATAAIEEAAARPVVPGTRVTVEELESCPPMEDTDASRRMLGRAKDIGARLGLSFGATATGGVGDANTIAGTGVPTLDGLGPVGGADHTPEEWLDVSSVPARVALLASLIADLGDSRSD, via the coding sequence GTGAGCGCCCCGCCCCGGCGGCAGCCCCTCGACGAGGCGCTGCTGGCCCTGTCCCACGCACACCAGGCGCGGTACCTCGAAGAGCTGGCCGAACTCGTCGCGATCGACTCCGGCTCGTACAGCGCCGACGGCGTCAACCGGGTCGCCGACCTGGTCCGGGCCCGCCTCGAGCGGCTGGACTTCTCCGTGGAACGCGTCCCGCTGCCGCCGGCCCACGGACACCGCACCGGAGATGTGCTCATCGGGCGCAGACACGGTCGCCTCGCCGTCGCCGATGGAGGCCGCAGACTCCTGCTCGCGGCGCACATGGACACCGTCTTCGACGACGGGGCCGCTGCCGAACGCCCCTTCTCCCTCAGCGGATCCCTCGCCCACGGACCCGGCGTCAGCGACGACAAGGGAGGACTGGTCGCAGGACTCGCCGCCCTCGAGATCCTCGCCCGGGCCGGGGTCGAGGACTACGCGGAGCTCGTCTTCCTCGCCACGCCCGACGAGGAGATCGGCTCACCCGCCAGCCGACCGGTCATCCGGCGGGCCGCCGAGGGGGCGCACTACGCCCTCGCCCTCGAATGCGCCCGGGAGAACGGCGACCTGGTCATCGCCCGGAAGGGCGTGGCCGACTTCAGGCTCACCGTCACCGGACGCGCCGCACACGCGGGCATCGAACCCGAACGCGGAGCGAACGCGGCCCTGGCCGCCGCCCACCTCGTCATCGCGATCCAGGCGCTGAACGGCATGTGGGAGGGCGTCACCCTCAATGTCGGCGTCGTCCGCGCGGGCAGCCGTTTCAACATCGTCTGCCCCGAGGCGGAACTCCTCGTCGAGATCCGCTCGGCCAGTGACAGCGGTATGCGCGAGGCCACCGCCGCCATCGAGGAGGCCGCCGCGCGGCCTGTCGTCCCCGGCACCCGCGTCACCGTCGAAGAACTCGAATCCTGCCCGCCGATGGAGGACACCGACGCCTCCCGCCGGATGCTCGGCCGGGCCAAGGACATCGGCGCACGCCTGGGCCTGTCCTTCGGGGCCACGGCGACGGGTGGCGTGGGGGACGCCAACACCATCGCCGGCACCGGAGTCCCGACACTGGACGGCCTGGGACCGGTCGGCGGCGCCGACCACACCCCCGAGGAGTGGCTCGACGTCAGTTCGGTCCCGGCCCGGGTCGCCCTGCTCGCCTCTCTCATCGCCGACCTCGGTGACAGCCGCAGCGACTGA
- a CDS encoding MFS transporter, producing MSQVNPVHSTDERTGADAGPAPAARPTRTRWKVFVLLLAVVALNYIDRGSVSVALPLITEDLHLSKEVTGFVLSAFFWTYALMQIPSGWLIDRFGPRYMAGGACIGWGVATGLTGAATGVGSLLGFRLLLGAVEAPVMPAGGKLNANWLPAKERGRGAVLMDGGAPLGSALGGIAISGLIAWTGSWRISFVVAGVLTAAIGFFALWFLRDTPRAHRRVNAAEADYIDRAHAAEDAAAGTDRRARLGAYLKYRSFWGMCLGWMGFNGVFYGILTWGPLYLSETKGFDIKTIGWSTLAIFGAGFVGELTGGWISDRWQATGAGANRVMRTLMGIAGAAVVAGLLGVVLVPDALTAVALLSGVLFFLRWAGLYWSLPSILGGRANAGVVGAAMNLSGNIAGIVTPIAVGFIVGGTGSYTWALLYFVGAGVLFTVSSLVIDYSRRLVTR from the coding sequence ATGTCGCAGGTCAACCCCGTACACAGCACAGATGAAAGAACCGGGGCCGACGCGGGGCCCGCCCCCGCCGCCCGGCCCACACGCACCCGCTGGAAAGTCTTCGTCCTTCTCCTGGCCGTCGTGGCCCTCAACTACATCGACCGCGGCTCCGTCTCCGTGGCGCTGCCCCTCATCACCGAGGACCTCCACCTCTCCAAGGAGGTCACCGGCTTCGTCCTCAGCGCGTTCTTCTGGACGTACGCCCTGATGCAGATCCCCAGCGGCTGGCTCATCGACCGCTTCGGGCCCCGCTACATGGCCGGTGGCGCCTGCATCGGCTGGGGCGTCGCGACGGGACTCACCGGCGCGGCCACCGGCGTCGGCTCCCTCCTCGGGTTCCGCCTGCTCCTCGGCGCGGTGGAGGCCCCGGTCATGCCCGCGGGCGGCAAGCTCAACGCCAACTGGCTGCCCGCGAAGGAACGCGGCCGCGGCGCCGTGCTCATGGACGGCGGCGCACCGCTCGGCTCCGCACTCGGCGGCATCGCCATCTCCGGACTCATCGCCTGGACCGGCAGCTGGCGCATCAGCTTCGTCGTCGCCGGTGTCCTCACCGCGGCCATCGGCTTCTTCGCCCTGTGGTTCCTGCGCGACACCCCGCGCGCCCATCGCCGCGTCAACGCGGCGGAGGCCGACTACATCGACCGCGCCCACGCCGCCGAGGACGCCGCCGCCGGCACCGACCGCCGCGCCCGTCTCGGCGCCTACCTCAAGTACCGCTCGTTCTGGGGCATGTGCCTGGGCTGGATGGGCTTCAACGGCGTCTTCTACGGCATCCTCACCTGGGGCCCGCTCTACCTCTCGGAGACCAAGGGCTTCGACATCAAGACCATCGGCTGGTCCACCCTCGCCATCTTCGGCGCGGGCTTCGTGGGCGAGCTGACCGGCGGCTGGATCTCCGACCGCTGGCAGGCCACCGGCGCCGGAGCCAACCGCGTGATGCGCACCCTGATGGGCATCGCGGGCGCCGCCGTCGTCGCCGGGCTCCTCGGTGTCGTCCTCGTCCCCGACGCCCTGACCGCCGTCGCGCTGCTCTCCGGCGTGCTCTTCTTCCTGCGCTGGGCCGGCCTGTACTGGTCCCTGCCCTCGATCCTCGGCGGCCGGGCCAACGCGGGCGTCGTCGGCGCCGCCATGAACCTCTCCGGCAACATCGCCGGAATCGTCACGCCCATCGCCGTCGGGTTCATCGTCGGCGGCACCGGCTCCTACACCTGGGCGCTGCTCTACTTCGTCGGCGCCGGAGTCCTGTTCACCGTCTCGTCCCTCGTCATCGACTACTCCAGGAGGCTCGTCACCCGATGA
- a CDS encoding amino acid ABC transporter ATP-binding protein, whose amino-acid sequence MVHAEGVRKHFGKLQVLKGIDLTVERGQVCCLLGPSGSGKSTFLRCINHLEKIDGGRLSVDGEPVGHRPQGARLHELREREVAARRRDIGMVFQRFNLFPHMTALENVMEAPVKVAGAARDQVRDEARALLGQVGLADREGHYPAELSGGQQQRVAIARALAMKPKLMLFDEPTSALDPELVGDVLDVMRRLAADGMTMVVVTHEIGFAREVGDLAVFMDEGVVVESGDPRRVLAEPEQERTRAFLSKVL is encoded by the coding sequence ATGGTGCACGCCGAGGGCGTGCGCAAACACTTCGGGAAGCTCCAGGTCCTCAAGGGCATCGATCTGACCGTCGAACGCGGCCAGGTGTGCTGCCTGTTGGGGCCCTCGGGGTCCGGTAAGTCCACGTTCCTGCGGTGCATCAACCATCTGGAGAAGATCGACGGGGGCCGCCTTTCCGTCGACGGCGAACCGGTCGGCCACCGGCCGCAGGGCGCCCGCCTCCACGAGCTGCGTGAGCGCGAGGTCGCCGCCCGGCGGCGCGACATCGGCATGGTGTTCCAGCGGTTCAACCTCTTCCCGCACATGACGGCCTTGGAGAACGTCATGGAGGCTCCCGTAAAGGTCGCAGGCGCCGCCAGGGACCAGGTCCGCGACGAGGCGAGGGCTCTGCTGGGCCAGGTGGGGCTCGCCGACCGGGAGGGTCACTATCCGGCCGAGCTCTCCGGGGGTCAGCAGCAGCGCGTCGCCATAGCCCGCGCCCTCGCCATGAAGCCGAAACTGATGCTGTTCGACGAACCGACATCGGCGCTCGACCCCGAACTCGTCGGTGACGTCCTCGACGTCATGCGCCGGCTCGCGGCCGACGGCATGACCATGGTCGTCGTCACGCACGAGATCGGCTTCGCCCGCGAAGTCGGTGACCTGGCCGTCTTCATGGACGAAGGCGTCGTCGTCGAATCCGGTGATCCCCGACGGGTCCTGGCCGAACCGGAGCAGGAGCGCACCCGCGCCTTCCTCTCGAAGGTCCTGTGA
- a CDS encoding amino acid ABC transporter permease — MATTTPTGTRRTGETPAPDAFEIVPVRHWGRWISAVAAVAALAGLIGSLAKNGNLHWDVVGHYLFAGLIFDGLATTLWLTVAAMTLGLVLGTLVAVMRLSDDPVLYGLSSLFVWVFRGTPLLVQIIFWGYAGALYQNVMIGIPFSGVTFFQADTNTLLTPAVAALLALGLNEAAYASEIVRAGIRSVDAGQTEAAHSLGMRPALTMRRIVLPQAMRVIIPPLGNETINMLKMTALVSVIAAHDLMSNIQDVYGQNYQVIPMLVVASLWYLALVSVLSVPQAWLERRYGRGTARGAEVSPLRRLCAGSLTALRNRTQKEAGR; from the coding sequence CGCACCCGACGCCTTCGAGATCGTCCCTGTCCGCCACTGGGGTCGCTGGATCTCCGCGGTGGCCGCCGTCGCCGCGCTGGCCGGCCTCATCGGCTCGCTCGCCAAGAACGGCAACCTGCACTGGGACGTCGTCGGCCACTACCTGTTCGCCGGGCTCATCTTCGACGGCCTGGCCACCACGTTGTGGCTGACCGTCGCCGCGATGACCCTCGGCCTCGTCCTCGGCACCCTCGTGGCTGTCATGCGGCTCTCCGACGACCCGGTCCTGTACGGCCTCTCGTCGCTGTTCGTCTGGGTCTTCCGCGGCACTCCACTGCTCGTACAGATCATCTTCTGGGGATACGCCGGAGCCCTCTACCAGAACGTGATGATCGGTATCCCGTTCAGCGGCGTCACCTTCTTCCAGGCTGACACCAACACCCTGCTCACCCCGGCCGTCGCGGCCCTGCTCGCGCTCGGCCTGAACGAGGCCGCGTACGCCTCGGAGATCGTCCGCGCCGGGATCCGCTCCGTCGACGCCGGGCAGACCGAGGCGGCCCACTCGCTCGGCATGCGCCCGGCGCTCACCATGCGGCGGATCGTGCTGCCCCAGGCGATGCGGGTGATCATCCCGCCGCTGGGCAACGAGACGATCAACATGCTCAAGATGACCGCCCTGGTGTCGGTGATCGCGGCGCACGACCTCATGTCCAACATCCAGGACGTGTACGGGCAGAACTACCAGGTCATCCCCATGCTCGTGGTGGCATCCCTCTGGTATCTGGCTCTGGTCAGCGTCCTGAGCGTTCCGCAGGCGTGGCTCGAACGCCGCTACGGGCGCGGTACGGCCCGCGGCGCCGAGGTCTCCCCACTGCGACGCCTGTGCGCCGGATCCCTCACCGCCCTGCGTAACCGCACACAGAAGGAGGCGGGCCGTTGA